Proteins from a single region of Mucilaginibacter daejeonensis:
- a CDS encoding calcineurin-like phosphoesterase C-terminal domain-containing protein — MINRRSFIQRSLLLTGALALRFKTSLGLGSMQAVTGKVTGAGKPLANVLVSDGFNIVPTGADGRYSLTPDAKAEFIFISLPSGYEIPHDNQVARIYHRLAQGGSFDFDLVPLKKNDSKHTFIVWADPQVKNKKDVAQMMAQSVPDTRDTVKSLGDELIHGLGVGDLVWDNHELFPAYNEAIANIGIPFFQGLGNHDMDYRQGGDETSDHTFKKYYGPTYYSFNRGRAHYVMLDDVRYLGTEREYDGYITQQQLDWLAKDLKYVKKDDLLFISLHIPVYSSVKNNKDLYKLLKPFKNVHILSGHTHYNANNINENVYEHNHGTVCGAWWTGPICEDGTPRGYAVYQVEGNQVKWYYKGMGLDKSDQLALFVEELTGQRRILANVYNWDPQWKVEYYVDGQLKGKMENQMGMDPLAVKLYKGPELPAGRTFPEPRDTDHLFMAHVGTDVKNVKVVVTDRFGDKYHKEWNG; from the coding sequence ATGATCAACAGAAGATCCTTTATACAGCGCTCCTTGTTGCTTACCGGTGCCCTGGCGCTCCGTTTTAAAACTTCATTAGGCCTGGGCAGCATGCAGGCCGTTACCGGTAAGGTGACCGGTGCCGGCAAGCCATTGGCCAACGTATTGGTGAGCGATGGTTTCAACATCGTACCCACCGGTGCCGATGGCCGTTACAGCCTGACGCCCGATGCCAAGGCAGAGTTCATATTCATCAGCCTGCCATCGGGCTATGAGATACCGCATGATAACCAGGTGGCCCGCATTTACCACCGTTTGGCTCAAGGCGGCAGCTTTGACTTTGACCTGGTGCCGCTAAAGAAGAACGACAGCAAACACACCTTTATCGTTTGGGCCGACCCTCAGGTGAAGAACAAAAAGGACGTAGCGCAAATGATGGCGCAAAGCGTACCCGACACCCGCGACACGGTAAAAAGTCTTGGCGACGAACTGATCCACGGTTTGGGTGTGGGCGACCTGGTTTGGGACAATCATGAGCTGTTCCCGGCCTATAACGAGGCCATCGCAAATATCGGGATACCGTTCTTCCAGGGATTGGGTAACCATGACATGGATTACCGCCAGGGTGGCGACGAGACCTCTGACCATACCTTTAAAAAGTATTATGGACCTACGTATTACTCGTTCAACCGCGGCCGCGCGCACTATGTGATGCTGGACGATGTGCGCTACCTGGGCACCGAGCGCGAGTACGATGGCTACATTACCCAGCAACAGCTGGACTGGCTGGCCAAGGACCTTAAATACGTAAAAAAGGACGACCTGCTGTTCATCAGCCTGCACATACCGGTGTATAGCTCGGTAAAGAACAATAAAGATCTGTACAAGCTCCTGAAGCCATTCAAGAACGTGCACATCCTTTCGGGGCACACCCATTACAACGCTAATAATATTAACGAGAACGTATATGAGCACAATCATGGTACCGTATGTGGTGCCTGGTGGACAGGCCCTATCTGTGAGGACGGTACCCCACGCGGTTATGCCGTTTACCAGGTCGAGGGCAACCAGGTGAAATGGTACTACAAAGGCATGGGACTTGACAAGAGCGATCAGTTGGCACTTTTTGTAGAGGAACTGACCGGCCAACGCCGTATACTGGCCAACGTATACAACTGGGACCCGCAATGGAAGGTAGAATACTACGTGGATGGACAGTTGAAAGGCAAAATGGAGAACCAGATGGGTATGGACCCGCTGGCCGTTAAGCTGTACAAAGGCCCAGAATTACCGGCCGGCCGTACCTTCCCCGAACCGCGTGACACCGATCACCTGTTCATGGCGCATGTTGGTACCGATGTTAAGAACGTAAAGGTGGTAGTGACCGACCGCTTCGGCGATAAATACCATAAAGAATGGAACGGGTGA